In Euphorbia lathyris chromosome 9, ddEupLath1.1, whole genome shotgun sequence, the following are encoded in one genomic region:
- the LOC136206665 gene encoding protein RGF1 INDUCIBLE TRANSCRIPTION FACTOR 1, with amino-acid sequence MVREKKSSTTSSTTSSRTDGGGDELRMMIGGETELKMPAWLKGLMNQTFFGSCGFHENCRKNEKNIFCLLCCVSICPHCLPSHHSHPLLQVRRYVYHDVIRLGDLEKLIDCCYIQPYTINSAKVIFLNQRPQSRSCKGSSNACFTCDRILQEPFHFCSLSCKVDHMVEQEEDLSGILYRIDESEFAFSQFEGLRMDGSEVIDDDTPSSSMLEDQMQFKGSSCSNSNGISSENEEEVVKRKKKGNGLIPGFVLSLGNRRKGAPKRAPLS; translated from the exons atggttAGAGAGAAGAAGAGCTCCACCACCAGCAGCACCACCAGTTCAAGAACAGACGGCGGCGGAGATGAATTGAGGATGATGATCGGCGGTGAGACGGAATTGAAGATGCCTGCATGGCTTAAAGGATTGATGAATCAGACGTTTTTTGGAAGCTGTGGTTTCCATGAGAATTGCaggaaaaatgaaaagaacATCTTTTGTCTTCTCTGTTGCGTTAGTATTTGTCCTCACTGTCTTCCTTCTCATCACTCTCATCCTCTTCTCCAG GTGAGAAGGTATGTTTATCATGATGTTATTAGACTTGGAGATCTTGAGAAGCTTATTGATTGTTGCTATATTCag CCATACACTATAAACAGTGCAAAAGTAATATTCTTGAATCAGAGGCCACAATCAAGATCTTGTAAAGGCTCTTCAAATGCATGTTTCACTTGTGACAGGATTCTTCAAGAGCCTTTTCACTTCTGCtctctttcttgcaag GTTGATCACATGGTGGAACAAGAGGAGGATCTGTCTGGAATTCTATACAGAATTGATGAATcagagtttgcattttcacaaTTTGAAGGATTAAGAATGGATGGATCAGAAGTAATTGATGATGATACACCAAGTTCTAGTATGCTAGAGGATCAAATGCAATTCAAAGGATCGTCGTGCTCGAACTCGAATGGAATTTCGTCGGAAAACGAGGAGGAGGTtgtgaaaaggaagaagaaaggaaatggATTAATCCCTGGATTTGTGCTTTCATTGGGTAACAGAAGAAAAGGTGCTCCTAAAAGGGCTCCTCTTtcatga